Sequence from the Fodinibius salicampi genome:
GAAATATTAGAGTACTTTAATAATAGGTCCTGTATAATAGACTCAAATAATCCGCATAACCTCCCCTCCCTAATGCAAATAATACAAAGGTAGAATCTTAGTCAGATGTGTAACTTTCAACGTTCTCTTCCGACAGCTGCAGCCGCCCCCATTCCCAGCGTTTTGACGTTCACAGGTGTTGAGCTTAATGGACTGCATTCCCTGGATGAGCTGAAATACCGAACCGCTGGTAGTCCAGCTCCCTGCTGCCTTGCTGATGGCCAGCAGCGATACCCCTCCCGGTTGATACCGCTCCGGTTGCGAAGGGTCTCCATGGTATAGCTGCGCCCATGATGCCGAGCCACCATTCGCAGACAGGCCTGCTCTCCATAGTTTTAACGACGAAGGGTGGGGCCGCAGTCCATGGCATCGTGTTGGCGATAATAGGGAAACTTAATCATATCGAAACAGACCTTTATGAAGTTATCGTTCTGTCAGGTTAATGCTATATTTGACAACTTTGCTTTCCCAGTTTTCTGTATCATTGCTGTCGCCTGAATCAAAATATTTTGTGTAAAGGTACCCGTTTTGAATATCGCAGATCGTTTCATTATCGGGAATAATAATCTTTGCGAGGAGTTCTCCTGACTCTGCGAGCATCCACCACTCGTAGGTCGCTGGGTATTCGACCATAACAGATACCCAAATCCTGTTTTTATCATCCACCATTAAATCCTGTATTACAGAGAACGATTCTGGAATCTCAATATTAGCCTCCTCTAATGCATTCTTCAAGGCGTATTGAGACAACATCGGGCCGGATTTCCTTTCAATAAAGGATTCCATATCGAAGGGAGGACCCATTACCGGGTAATAAAATGCGAATTGGTAGGTGCCCTCGCTGTCATATTTTTTTATCAAAAACTCATCGGTCCGGGCCGTATAGAATTCATCATCATTGGTAAGTCCATATAGTATAGAACCCAAAAACGGCAGTGGAATTCTTGCTGAAACCGGAAGCATAAAATCACCCTGACTGTCATTTGCAATGTAAAATGGAGATGGCAACTCTATCAGCGGCTCAGGGTTTAACGCATTCCCATCCGTGTCAACAAGCATAAATTTTGTATTCCCGGTTCTGCCGGAACCGGTCGGGTACCCCTTGAATATGGACAACAGGTTGCCGTCACTCCTGGCATAGAAACCGCTCAATTTCATGTTCCGGACCGCATCAAGGTCTCTGACGTCCCAATCCTCAAGTCTTGTTGCTTTTTCAAATGAGTAATCATCGGTAGTAAACAGACTAAGACGTTTGATTGATTCGTCATGCAGAAAAATCTTGCCAGTATTGATTTGAAAGTTTGATGATATGAATTCGTATTCACCGGGTCCCCTTCCGATTCGGCCGATTTGCGTACGATACGTCCCCTCGGGATTATAGACATGAAGCTCGGTTTTGAAATCGTTTTTCAATCCCCTGATAATCACCCGGTCATTGTCATCCACCGCACAACCGGCAATAGCCATCCAATAGGGCTTGCCAGATCCGCCAAAAGACTGCTCTTGGATAAGATCCACCTCATAGGTCGGCTCCGAGTCGGCCGGGTATACCGTCAGGCTGTCAAGCTCCTGAATATATTCTGCTTTTTCTGATGTGGAATTATTGGAACATTGAATTAGGAAAAAACATAGTAGTATACTCAATAATAAACTTTGGGAATGTTTCATGTATTTCTTTAGATAGCTTTAATTTTCCAGTTTATCCATATGCTGAACCTCACAGGCGCCGTGTTGTCGGAAAACTTGAATCTATTCATACAAAACAGTCCGTTAAATTTTTACCTCATATTGATCTCATACCTTACTACTCTCTCTAAACCTGTCTTTTTGTTTACCTCTATGGTATACACGTATCCATTTTTTATTACTTCTATCTCTCTGTTCCTCGGCCAGGTGAACCGGGCCAGCAACTTTCCATTCTCCTCCAATACCCACCATCGGTACACGTCTAAATCTTTGACAATAGTCGAAATCCATAACCGATTTTGATCATCAATCAGCATTTCATCCAGAGCAGGCCAGGTTGGTGGCAAGTCCATATCTTTTATCCTGTCGTGCATGCTCGGTATATCGGTATATTGATCCAGGTAGGTATCCTCATTAAGTGGCGTATTCTCAAATGGATAATAGAACGCTTGCTGGTAGTTTCCTTTTGGACCGTATATCTTGATGAGAAAATCCTCGGTCCAAGCGGTAAAAAAACGATCGTCAACTCCGATGGCTACCAGGGGATGCCGGAATACCGAACCCGCCTCGAAAAACTTGGGAGCATCCAGTTCAAGAATGTTCCCTGATAAAAACTGTGCCTCCTTGTCAACAAGGAAGTAGTATAAGCCTGGATTATCAAAATCAAAGATAGGAGGAATAAAAAATGCAACAAGAAATGTGTCACCCGCTCTGACATCATCTATCCCTTGCATAGCCATCTCAATTCCCCGGATATCAATATCATCAAAATTGCGCGGCACAAGACTGTACGTAGCCGTATTGGAGAAGTTCGCCAGCGAAAACACTGATATTCTTTCTAACTCACTGCCCCAGACATATAAAAGACTGTCCCTTACGGTAAACACATTTCTTGAAAACTTGATAAATTCACCGGGTCCTTTCCCCTCCCGCCCGAAACGGGTAATATACCTCCCATCCGCATCAAACACATGAATTGTGTGCTGGTCGGCATCCGCCAGAAATACGCGATTGCTATCATCAACAGCTACGTCTGCTATGGTTCCGAGCGCCAATGTGTCATTCTCACTGAAGGTCTGCTTACGTTGCAGAATCATATCGAAAGTTGGTGGTTCATCGGACGAGTATATGGTTAGGCTATCTAGCTTCTTTATATGGTCGGGGATTCCAACTTCCGGTTGGCTTGAGCAGCCTACATATAGAATTGATACAATTAATAATGATGGAAGGTGTCCCAATAATCGTCTCATACTCCCAGCTAATTTTTTTAGAATTTATCTGGAGCTTATATTTACCCGGTAACGTACCACTTGTTGCTCTTCAGTTTCATCAAGGGTTTCGAGTGCATACAAATACCCGTTTTTGACTACTTTTATTTCCTTATTTCGCGGCCAT
This genomic interval carries:
- a CDS encoding 6-bladed beta-propeller, with the translated sequence MKHSQSLLLSILLCFFLIQCSNNSTSEKAEYIQELDSLTVYPADSEPTYEVDLIQEQSFGGSGKPYWMAIAGCAVDDNDRVIIRGLKNDFKTELHVYNPEGTYRTQIGRIGRGPGEYEFISSNFQINTGKIFLHDESIKRLSLFTTDDYSFEKATRLEDWDVRDLDAVRNMKLSGFYARSDGNLLSIFKGYPTGSGRTGNTKFMLVDTDGNALNPEPLIELPSPFYIANDSQGDFMLPVSARIPLPFLGSILYGLTNDDEFYTARTDEFLIKKYDSEGTYQFAFYYPVMGPPFDMESFIERKSGPMLSQYALKNALEEANIEIPESFSVIQDLMVDDKNRIWVSVMVEYPATYEWWMLAESGELLAKIIIPDNETICDIQNGYLYTKYFDSGDSNDTENWESKVVKYSINLTER
- a CDS encoding 6-bladed beta-propeller — its product is MRRLLGHLPSLLIVSILYVGCSSQPEVGIPDHIKKLDSLTIYSSDEPPTFDMILQRKQTFSENDTLALGTIADVAVDDSNRVFLADADQHTIHVFDADGRYITRFGREGKGPGEFIKFSRNVFTVRDSLLYVWGSELERISVFSLANFSNTATYSLVPRNFDDIDIRGIEMAMQGIDDVRAGDTFLVAFFIPPIFDFDNPGLYYFLVDKEAQFLSGNILELDAPKFFEAGSVFRHPLVAIGVDDRFFTAWTEDFLIKIYGPKGNYQQAFYYPFENTPLNEDTYLDQYTDIPSMHDRIKDMDLPPTWPALDEMLIDDQNRLWISTIVKDLDVYRWWVLEENGKLLARFTWPRNREIEVIKNGYVYTIEVNKKTGLERVVRYEINMR